A single window of Macaca mulatta isolate MMU2019108-1 chromosome 9, T2T-MMU8v2.0, whole genome shotgun sequence DNA harbors:
- the LIPM gene encoding lipase member M: MLETLSREWIVSHRMEMWLLILVAYMFQRNVNSVHMPTKAVDPEAFMNISEIIQHQGYPCEEYEVTTEDGYILSVNRIPRGLAQPKKTGSRPVVLLQHGLVGGASNWISNLPNNSLGFILADAGFDVWMGNSRGNAWSRKHKTLSIDQDEFWAFSYDEMARFDLPAVINFILQKTGQEKIYYVGYSQGTTMGFIAFSTMPELAQKIKMYFALAPIATVKHAKSPGTKFLLLPDMMIKGLFGKKEFLYQTRFLRQLVIYLCGQVILDQICSNVMLLLGGFNTNNMNMSRANVYVAHTLAGTSVQNILHWSQAVNSGELRAFDWGSETKNLEKCNRPTPVRYRVRDMTVPTAMWTGGQDWLSNPEDVKMLLSEVTNLIYHKNIPEWAHVDFIWGLDAPHRMYNEIIHLMQQEETNLSQGRCEAVL, from the exons ATGTTGGAAACCTTGTCAAGAGAGTGGATTGTCTCACACAGAATGGAGATGTGGCTTCTGATTCTGGTGGCGTATATGTTCCAGAGAAATGTGAATTCGGTACATATGCCAACTAAAGCTGTGGACCCAGAAGCATTCATGAATATT AGCGAAATCATCCAACATCAAGGCTATCCCTGTGAGGAATATGAAGTCACAACTGAAGATGGGTATATCCTTTCTGTTAACCGGATTCCTCGAGGCCTAGCGCAACCTAAGAAGACAG GTTCCAGGCCTGTGGTGTTACTGCAGCATGGCCTAGTTGGAGGCGCTAGCAACTGGATTTCCAACCTGCCCAATAATAGCCTGGGCTTCATTTTGGCAGATGCTGGTTTTGACGTGTGGATGGGgaacagcaggggaaatgccTGGTCTCGAAAACACAAGACCCTCTCCATAGACCAAGATGAGTTTTGGGCTTTCAG TTATGATGAGATGGCTAGGTTTGACCTTCCTGCAGTGATAAACTTTATTTTGCAGAAAACGGGCCAGGAAAAGATCTATTATGTTGGCTATTCACAGGGCACCACCATGG gCTTTATTGCATTTTCCACCATGCCAGAGCTGgctcaaaaaatcaaaatgtattttgcTTTAGCGCCCATAGCCACCGTTAAGCATGCAAAAAGCCCTGGGACCAAATTTTTGTTGCTGCCAGATATGATGATCAAG GGATTGTTTGgcaaaaaagaatttttgtatCAGACCAGatttctcagacagcttgttATTTACCTTTGTGGCCAGGTGATTCTTGATCAGATTTGTAGTAACGTCATGTTACTTCTGGGTGGATTCAACACCAACAATATGAATATG AGCCGAGCAAATGTATATGTTGCCCACACTCTTGCTGGAACATCCGTGCAAAATATTCTACATTGGAGCCAG gCCGTGAATTCTGGTGAACTCCGGGCATTTGACTGGGGGAGTGAGACCAAAAATCTGGAAAAATGCAATCGG CCAACTCCTGTAAGGTACAGAGTCAGAGATATGACAGTCCCTACAGCAATGTGGACAGGAGGTCAGGACTGGCTTTCAAATCCAGAAGACGTGAAAATGCTGCTCTCCGAGGTGACCAACCTCATCTACCATAAGAATATTCCTGAATGGGCTCACGTGGACTTCATCTGGGGTTTGGATGCTCCTCACCGTATGTACAATGAAATCATCCATCTGATGCAGCAGGAGGAGACCAACCTTTCCCAGGGACGGTGTGAGGCCGTGTTGTGA